The following are encoded together in the Panicum virgatum strain AP13 chromosome 6K, P.virgatum_v5, whole genome shotgun sequence genome:
- the LOC120711405 gene encoding cytochrome P450 89A2-like codes for MSTLPPPPAMEDWLFYTLTALLCLLCSVLLRARARSSSGAKGHAAGDELPPLPPGPSPLPVLGPLLFLARRDFDFEPVLRRIAWEHGPVFTYAPLGRALPGIFVASRGAAHRALVQRGAAFASRPPVTASSAVLTSGGRNISSAPYGATWRALRRNLAAGVLNPARLRAFSPARRWVLGVLASRVRAGAGAAGERPVAVMEPFQYAMFCLLVYMCFGDRVEDARVRDIEATQRELLGSFLSFQVFSFLPALTKVVFRRRWEKLLSLRRRQEELFLPLVQARRDVGADGDCYVDSMLKLAIPEDGGRVLNDGEIVSLCSEFLGAGTDTTATALQWILANLVKYPAMQDRLRDEVAGVVGAADGEVREEDLQAMPYLKAVVLEGLRRHPPGHYLLPHAVHEDTTLDGYRVPAGAPINFAVVDMGLDVEVWDAPSEFRPERFLPGGEGEDVDLTGSKEIKMMPFGAGRRVCPGMALALLHLEYFVANLVREFEWREADGEEVDLTEKLEFTVVMKRPLKARAVPLRSPPPALAAA; via the coding sequence ATGAGCAccttgccaccgccgccggccatggaggacTGGCTCTTCTACACCCTGACGGCGCTCCTCTGCCTGCTCTGCTCGGTCCtgctgcgcgcgcgcgcccgcaGCTCGTCCGGGGCCAAGGGCCACGCTGCCGGCGACGAGCTCCCGCCTCTCCCGCCGGGGCCATCGCCGCTGCCTGTGCTGGGCCCGCTGCTCTTCCTGGCGCGCCGCGACTTCGATTTCGAGCCCGTGCTCCGCCGCATCGCGTGGGAGCACGGCCCGGTCTTCACCTACGCGCCGCTGGGCAGGGCGCTGCCCGGCATCTTCGTCGCCTCCCGCGGCGCCGCGCACCGCGCGCTCGtgcagcgcggcgcggcgttcgCGTCCCGCCCGCCGGTGACGGCCTCGAGCGCCGTGCTCACAAGCGGCGGCCGCAACATCAGCTCGGCGCCCTACGGCGCCACGTGGCGCGCGCTGCGGCGGAACCTGGCGGCCGGCGTGCTCAATCCGGCGCGGCTCCGGGCGTTCTCGCCCGCGAGGCGCTGGGTGCTCGGCGTCCTCGCCTCCCGCGTccgcgccggcgctggcgccgccggGGAGCGTCCCGTCGCCGTGATGGAGCCGTTCCAGTACGCCATGTTCTGCCTGCTCGTGTACATGTGCTTTGGCGACCGCGTCGAGGATGCGCGCGTGCGGGACATTGAGGCCACGCAGAGGGAGCTCCTCGGCAGCTTCCTCAGCTTCcaggtcttctccttcctcccggcGCTCACCAAGGTCGTGttccggcggcggtgggagaAGCTTCtctcgctgcggcggcggcaggaggagctcTTCCTCCCGCTGGTTCAGGCGAGGAGGGACGTCGGCGCCGACGGGGACTGCTACGTGGACTCCATGCTGAAGCTGGCCATCCCCGAGGACGGCGGTAGGGTTCTCAACGACGGCGAGATCGTCAGCCTGTGCTCCGAGTTCCTCGGCGCCGGCACTGACACCACGGCCACCGCGCTGCAGTGGATCCTGGCGAACCTGGTCAAGTACCCAGCGATGCAGGACAGGCTGCGGGACGAGGTGGCCGGCGTCGTTGGCGCTGCCGACGGCGAGGTGCGGGAGGAGGACCTGCAGGCGATGCCGTACCTGAAGGCCGTGGTGCTGGAGGGGCTCCGGCGCCACCCGCCGGGCCACTACCTGCTCCCGCACGCCGTGCACGAGGACACGACGCTGGACGGGTACCGCGTGCCCGCCGGCGCGCCGATCAACTTCGCGGTGGTCGACATGGGTCTTGACGTGGAGGTGTGGGACGCGCCCTCGGAGTTCCGGCCGGAGCGGTTCCTTCCCGGCGGTGAAGGGGAGGACGTGGACCTCACAGGGAGCAAGGAGATCAAGATGATGCCGTTCGGCGCCGGGCGGAGGGTCTGCCCCGGCAtggcgctggcgctgctgcACCTCGAGTACTTCGTGGCCAACCTCGTGAGGGAGTTCGAGTGGCGCGaggccgacggcgaggaggtGGACCTCACCGAGAAGCTTGAGTTCACCGTCGTCATGAAGCGGCCGCTCAAGGCCAGAGCCGTGCCGCTGCGGTCGCCGCcacccgccctcgccgctgcttgA